In Desulfomicrobium apsheronum, the sequence AGCTTGCCCGAGTCGGCGTCCACCACCAGCTTGAAGAGCCCCGCCAGCTCGCCCATGGCCTGGGCCTTGCCCAGCTCGCGGAAGTTGCTCTGCGGGCAGGTCACGTTGAAGCCCTGCTCCCGCGCCTGGGCCTCGGTCAGACCCACCGTGGCCACCTCCGGCGAGGTGAAGACCGCCGCCGGCACCACTGCGTAGTCCATGGCCTCGGCGGCGCCCAGGCAGTTGCGCACGGCCACGAGCCCCTCCATGGACGCCACGTGGGCCAGCATGATCCGCGCCGGGCCAAGCACGTCGCCTACGGCGTAAATGCCAGGCACAGAAGTCTCCAGCCGCGCGTCGGCCTTGATCCAACCGCGCTGGTCCGTCTCCACGCCGGCCTCGGCCAGACCCAGGCCAGACGTGTTGGGCACGCGTCCCACGGCCACCAGGACCACGTCGGCTTCCAGCACGCTCTCCTTCTGCGCCGACGCCGGAAGGTCCTTCACGAACGGCGAAGGCCCCAGCGTCACCCGCACGCCCGTCTCCGACACCTCCGCCTTCGAGGCCGTGCGAGCCAGTTCGCAGACGATGCCGCGCTTCTTCATCTCGCGCTGGATGAGCTTGCTCAGGTCCGCATCGATGGACGGCACGGGCAGGATGCGGTCCAACCCCTCCACCACCGTCACCTTCGAACCGAAAGCCTGGAAAATGAAAGCCAGCTCGCAGCCAA encodes:
- the lpdA gene encoding dihydrolipoyl dehydrogenase yields the protein MAQRITIIGGGPGGYTAAFSAAKAGAQVTLVEAAHMGGTCLNWGCIPTKTLKASAEALETAHRLAEFGIKGGGEAQPDMPVIVARKNKVSEILRGGLEKTCAKLKVTLLRGRGEVVSAGLVRVHGADGAVQEVEGDRVIIATGSSTLNIPTLPVDHERIITSDDALELQTVPKRMLVVGGGVIGCELAFIFQAFGSKVTVVEGLDRILPVPSIDADLSKLIQREMKKRGIVCELARTASKAEVSETGVRVTLGPSPFVKDLPASAQKESVLEADVVLVAVGRVPNTSGLGLAEAGVETDQRGWIKADARLETSVPGIYAVGDVLGPARIMLAHVASMEGLVAVRNCLGAAEAMDYAVVPAAVFTSPEVATVGLTEAQAREQGFNVTCPQSNFRELGKAQAMGELAGLFKLVVDADSGKLLGAHLAGAHVSDIIAEPTLAMQLGATAKDLARTIHAHPTLAEGIFETAHLL